A stretch of DNA from Sandaracinaceae bacterium:
GCGTCCATCATCAGCGCGGTGGCGATCATCACGCCATCGAGCGGCACCTGGCCCGAGTGGTTGGCGATGACCAGCAAGCGGCCGTCCCCTGGCACGTTCTCGACGCCGTGCACCTCGGTGCGGAAGTAGTAGCGATGCAAGAGCGCGGCACCCGCGAGGACGTAGCGGGTCGTATCGGGGTCGAAGCCGAAGGGGTCGTGCCCCGTCTCGTTGTGATGCGTCCGGATGCGGGCGATCTTCGCGTCGATGTCCTCGCCCAGGACGTCCTCGGCGAACCGCACCACGCGGTCTCCGACGACTCTCGAGAAGCGCGGCGAGCTCTCGCCCCTCAGCGGAAGCGGTGAGGCATCGGTAGCTTCCTCGCCGCGGGAGCTGGACGAATGCAGGCGCCCGCGCGCGCCAGCGAGAGGGGGCGGTGCGGACGCTTCCTGATCGGTCTTCGCCATGGCGCTGATGGTGGCGACGCGCACGGCGGCCGTCAACGAGGACACGGCTCGCCAGGTAGGCCGTTCTCGGCTCTGTCGAAAAATTGACCATACGCGCTGCTTCGTGTTCTCGACGAGGGATGCGACGGTTCACGCCCTTCGTCTTGCTGACGGCCTTGCTCTCGACCGCAGGGGTCCCGTGGTCGTCGATGAACGTCGATGCTCAGGCGCCCGCCGCCACGCGCGGCGCGGTCAGAGGTGCCCGGGACGCACACGAACCCCACGACGATGGCGAAGACGACATCGAGGACGCCGACGGGGACGCGCCTCGTGCTCGCACGCGACGCCGCTACGACTACTCGCGCTACAGCGACGGGCCGCGACGCGTGCCGACTGCGCGCGGGAGCACGCTCGCGCGGCAGCGCGAGCTGGGTATGGGGACGCGGGAGGCTGCGAGTCGCCTCCTGACCGGACGTCCCGAACCACGCTGGGTCGCCGCCGCTCGAGGCGACGTGGGCGAGCACCTGCTGTGGCCGGTGCAGACCGGTCGCTTCGGGCGCGGCTTCGGCTACGTGCGGCAGACTCGCCCGGACAAGCGGCACGATGGCGTGGACGTGGTCGCTGCAGAGGGCAGCACCGTACGCGCCGTGGCGGACGGGATCGTGGCCTACGCGGACAACGAAGTGCGCGGCTTTGGGAACCTGCTGTTGGTCGTTCACCCGAACGGCTGGGTGTCCCTCTACGCGCACCTGTACCGGATCACGGTCCCAGCCGGGTACCGCGTCCAGGCCGGCGAGCGCGTCGGGTTCGTGGGCAACACGGGCATCTCGCACGCACCGCACCTGCACTTCGAGCTGCGCGTGGAAGGACGCGCCGTGAACCCCCTGCCGCACTTCGAGGGGCGTCCGTGGATCGACGCCTACCGCACATGGCAACGCCGACTGGCGGACGGGACCTATCGTGCCCCCACCGATCACCGAACCTTGCCGGGGTCGTCGCGGGACCCCTCGGGTCCGAACGACCGTGCCGTGCCAGCGCGTGACGAGGATACCGTCGCGGTCGTGGAAGCTGCGGAGACACCCGACCGTTCGGACGCTACCGATCCCGCCTCGGTGGCGCAACGGCTGCTGTCGGACCCGCCCTCGCGGGAGCTGCGTGAGATGGCGGCGGGGCGGACGTTCCGCAACGCGCTGTGG
This window harbors:
- a CDS encoding M23 family metallopeptidase, yielding MRRFTPFVLLTALLSTAGVPWSSMNVDAQAPAATRGAVRGARDAHEPHDDGEDDIEDADGDAPRARTRRRYDYSRYSDGPRRVPTARGSTLARQRELGMGTREAASRLLTGRPEPRWVAAARGDVGEHLLWPVQTGRFGRGFGYVRQTRPDKRHDGVDVVAAEGSTVRAVADGIVAYADNEVRGFGNLLLVVHPNGWVSLYAHLYRITVPAGYRVQAGERVGFVGNTGISHAPHLHFELRVEGRAVNPLPHFEGRPWIDAYRTWQRRLADGTYRAPTDHRTLPGSSRDPSGPNDRAVPARDEDTVAVVEAAETPDRSDATDPASVAQRLLSDPPSRELREMAAGRTFRNALWPLRGGNVHRRYQAARHGVELGGERGTAVRAASDGLIAYTGPLRGLGDVVVLVHSNGWVSVYAHLGASSVEIGQPVRRGEWIGELGRRPLHYRLVVEGRTVDPAPHLAQLPEGVRL